The Halanaerobiales bacterium genome has a window encoding:
- a CDS encoding PAS domain S-box protein produces MNKSLVIVTNKNSIKEKIRSTLNKSSYKITTTYLSDLKNIENIFNKRIDLVIVDNNIQGKYKSHKKILKISKEKDIPFIFLISEGEEKTFKNKEFYPLSIFLSKSFNEVELKNNIEMIFYKYEFIKQTTKINKEQEMLLNNIQNQVWFLTEPEVYGRVNEAHAEFLGFEKNKLENKKISELYSDDSAKKLIKFNKKVFNRKEEFRGEFWLKNSNHEERLISINASPNLNNNNRVEFVVCSAEDITEKKEMEKKLMQREQRFLSMIATLPDILVLFNRKGVYKSIWTGHEENLYKEKSEMLGSKFEDILPKEVAAKIRDHLNKALKYNKLQVFEYKLPVLDGGIKYFESRMTAISQNQAVVVIRDITDRKEAEKELEVQKAYFKQLFENSPDAIAILNINSEVININESFTELFNYEIEEIKDKQINEFLAPEKYKKEAYEVSNRICSGEIVQKETVRKKKNGEKIEVYLLSYPIKLDDDKVGMYALYRDISERKFLEKNLRESKNKIEELHEIAIEMETIDNEDEIYKLTVDAAENILNFDVCSLDIVEDNMFVVKARSTGVRDDGIDEKAPITTGVAGKVYQSGESRITGDVRDDPDAEPANSAYKSAMTVPIDDFGIFQVISNKKDYFDEVDLELTELLIAHTSAAIKRIRAEERIKYLGYHDSLTDLYNRAYFEEEMERLDVKRNLPFSIIIGDLNNLKKVNDKYGHDKGDKVIKDIAKKLKENCREDDILARWGGDEFGLLLPQTDNKTAQKVMQRIHINISNYS; encoded by the coding sequence TTAAATAAATCAAGTTATAAAATTACCACAACGTATTTATCTGATTTGAAAAATATAGAAAATATATTCAATAAAAGGATAGATCTTGTTATAGTTGATAATAATATACAGGGCAAATATAAATCACACAAAAAAATTCTAAAAATTAGCAAAGAAAAAGATATTCCCTTTATTTTTTTAATATCTGAAGGTGAAGAAAAAACTTTTAAAAATAAAGAATTTTATCCTTTATCTATTTTTCTTTCTAAATCTTTTAATGAAGTTGAATTAAAAAATAATATTGAAATGATTTTTTATAAATATGAATTTATAAAACAAACCACCAAAATTAACAAAGAGCAGGAAATGCTTTTAAATAATATCCAAAATCAAGTTTGGTTTCTTACTGAGCCTGAAGTTTATGGAAGAGTAAATGAAGCTCATGCTGAGTTTTTGGGGTTTGAAAAAAATAAATTAGAAAATAAAAAAATAAGCGAATTATATTCTGATGATTCAGCAAAGAAATTAATAAAATTTAATAAGAAAGTATTTAATAGAAAAGAAGAATTCAGAGGGGAATTCTGGTTAAAAAATTCTAATCATGAAGAAAGATTAATTTCCATTAATGCTTCTCCAAATTTAAATAATAATAATAGAGTAGAGTTTGTAGTTTGTTCTGCTGAAGATATTACTGAAAAAAAAGAGATGGAAAAAAAATTAATGCAAAGAGAACAAAGATTTTTGTCTATGATAGCTACTCTGCCTGATATACTGGTATTATTTAATAGAAAAGGTGTTTATAAAAGCATCTGGACCGGTCATGAAGAAAATCTTTATAAAGAAAAAAGTGAAATGTTAGGAAGTAAATTTGAAGATATTTTACCAAAAGAAGTAGCTGCAAAAATAAGAGATCATTTAAATAAAGCTCTTAAGTACAATAAATTACAGGTTTTTGAATATAAGTTACCGGTTTTAGATGGAGGAATAAAATATTTTGAATCAAGGATGACTGCTATTAGCCAAAATCAAGCAGTAGTAGTTATTAGAGATATTACTGATAGAAAAGAAGCTGAAAAAGAACTTGAAGTACAAAAAGCTTATTTTAAACAACTTTTTGAAAACTCACCAGATGCTATCGCCATTTTGAATATAAATAGTGAAGTTATAAATATAAATGAAAGCTTTACTGAACTTTTTAACTATGAAATAGAAGAAATTAAAGATAAACAAATAAATGAATTTTTGGCTCCAGAAAAATATAAAAAAGAAGCCTATGAGGTTTCAAACAGAATTTGTTCTGGAGAAATTGTACAAAAAGAAACAGTAAGAAAAAAGAAAAATGGTGAAAAGATAGAAGTATATCTTTTATCTTATCCAATTAAACTTGATGATGATAAAGTAGGAATGTATGCTTTATATCGTGATATAAGTGAAAGAAAGTTTCTAGAAAAGAATTTGAGAGAAAGCAAGAATAAAATAGAAGAATTACATGAAATAGCTATAGAAATGGAAACTATTGATAATGAAGATGAAATATATAAGTTGACAGTTGATGCTGCAGAAAACATCTTAAATTTTGATGTCTGTTCTCTTGATATAGTTGAAGATAATATGTTTGTAGTAAAAGCAAGAAGTACAGGAGTTAGGGATGATGGAATAGATGAAAAAGCTCCTATTACTACCGGTGTAGCTGGAAAAGTATATCAAAGTGGAGAATCGCGAATTACTGGAGATGTAAGGGATGACCCTGATGCTGAACCGGCAAATTCTGCTTATAAATCAGCTATGACCGTACCAATTGATGATTTTGGAATTTTTCAGGTTATATCTAACAAAAAAGATTATTTTGATGAAGTAGATCTTGAGTTAACTGAACTATTAATAGCCCATACTTCAGCTGCTATTAAAAGAATTAGAGCGGAAGAAAGAATAAAATATCTTGGTTATCATGATAGTTTAACTGATCTTTACAATAGAGCTTATTTTGAAGAAGAAATGGAGAGATTGGATGTAAAAAGAAATCTTCCATTTAGTATAATTATTGGTGATCTTAATAATCTAAAAAAAGTAAATGATAAATATGGACATGATAAAGGTGATAAAGTAATAAAAGATATTGCTAAAAAATTAAAAGAAAATTGTAGAGAAGATGATATTCTGGCTCGTTGGGGTGGAGATGAATTTGGTTTACTTTTACCGCAAACAGATAATAAGACAGCCCAAAAAGTTATGCAGAGAATTCATATCAATATATCAAATTACTCT